A single Chloroflexota bacterium DNA region contains:
- a CDS encoding peptidoglycan DD-metalloendopeptidase family protein yields the protein MDSEYPLEKTGFSDCLVKCNRLDQLGFEQWAFHPGMLFHSGDRWWGKESKRDRPHEGLDLCFYGDKQGQYHSLDDKTRIPVMYDGEIIKIDDDLLGQSIYVGHSIYDSAGNRLHTIYGHTRPCDSVHQGKNLDEGEIIATIAAAKKRTARIPPHLHLSIAWIPRSLPHERLNWDAIGTPGIITLLDPLNVIGCRYTILKRA from the coding sequence TTGGATTCAGAATATCCTCTGGAAAAGACGGGCTTCAGCGACTGCCTGGTAAAGTGTAACAGGCTTGACCAGCTTGGTTTTGAGCAGTGGGCCTTCCATCCTGGAATGCTATTCCATTCCGGCGATAGGTGGTGGGGTAAGGAGAGCAAGCGTGATCGACCTCATGAAGGGTTGGATTTATGCTTCTACGGAGATAAACAGGGGCAGTACCACAGCCTTGATGACAAAACAAGGATTCCGGTGATGTATGATGGTGAAATCATCAAAATTGACGACGATTTGTTGGGCCAGTCCATATATGTCGGCCATAGCATCTATGACAGCGCCGGTAACCGACTGCACACCATCTATGGCCATACCAGACCCTGTGATAGTGTGCATCAAGGCAAAAACCTCGATGAAGGCGAGATCATCGCCACCATCGCCGCTGCCAAGAAGAGAACGGCCAGGATTCCTCCGCATCTGCATCTCTCCATAGCCTGGATACCCCGGTCTCTCCCCCATGAAAGGCTCAACTGGGATGCCATCGGCACTCCCGGTATCATAACTCTCCTTGATCCCCTGAATGTCATCGGCTGCAGATATACAATCCTGAAACGTGCATAG
- a CDS encoding putative DNA modification/repair radical SAM protein: MDVLQRLDMLAADARFDVCGYSGPGQLRSADTSPMRFIYRASLPGGGSVCLFKVLLTNVCTNDCAYCVNQVSRDKPRTSFHPDELAKLFMELHRKRLVQGLFLSSGIAGNPSRTMESMVKTVEILRQKYEFAGYVHLKILPGAPFDCIEEGCKLANRVSLNVEAPTARHLSRLSSKKDLYRDILERMRWAKQIMDSNEGLVPSGQTTQFVVGAAGETDRDILQTAAALYREIELRRIYFSAFQPIPESPLEGLCPTPPLREHRLYQTDWLLRVYGFSPQEVGLALGDKGNLPLTKDPKLTIAQKQPWLFPVDVNRASYEELLRVPGIGPVSAKRIVEARREYSIFSLNQLNKMRVVTRRAASFIWFQGMLATEKQACFLPQLDDDLPQQEPSLAGVLA, encoded by the coding sequence ATGGATGTTCTGCAAAGGCTGGATATGCTGGCTGCAGATGCCCGGTTCGATGTCTGCGGCTATAGCGGCCCGGGGCAACTACGCTCTGCGGATACCTCTCCAATGCGCTTCATCTATCGGGCGTCTCTCCCTGGCGGAGGATCGGTATGTCTCTTCAAGGTGCTCCTGACCAATGTCTGCACCAATGATTGTGCTTACTGTGTTAATCAAGTCAGCAGGGATAAACCCCGTACCTCCTTTCACCCAGATGAGCTGGCCAAACTGTTTATGGAGCTCCACAGGAAGAGGCTGGTGCAGGGCTTGTTCCTGAGTTCCGGCATTGCTGGGAACCCCTCCCGAACCATGGAGTCCATGGTAAAGACCGTGGAGATCCTGCGCCAAAAATACGAGTTTGCCGGCTATGTGCACCTGAAGATTCTGCCGGGCGCTCCCTTCGATTGCATTGAGGAAGGCTGCAAGCTGGCCAATCGCGTCTCATTGAATGTAGAGGCGCCCACTGCGCGGCATCTGTCCAGGCTAAGCTCCAAGAAGGACCTCTACCGGGATATCCTGGAGCGCATGCGCTGGGCGAAGCAGATTATGGACTCTAATGAAGGGCTGGTGCCATCCGGGCAGACAACCCAGTTTGTGGTTGGGGCGGCTGGTGAGACGGATCGGGACATCTTGCAGACTGCCGCAGCTCTCTACCGTGAGATCGAATTGAGGAGAATCTATTTCAGCGCTTTTCAGCCGATACCAGAATCACCACTGGAAGGGCTTTGCCCCACTCCTCCGCTGCGGGAGCACCGGCTCTATCAGACAGACTGGCTGCTCAGGGTCTACGGCTTCTCTCCACAGGAGGTAGGGTTGGCTTTGGGAGATAAGGGCAATCTACCCTTGACGAAAGATCCCAAGCTGACCATTGCCCAGAAGCAACCCTGGCTTTTCCCTGTGGATGTCAACAGGGCCAGTTACGAAGAACTGCTACGCGTCCCTGGCATCGGTCCCGTGTCGGCAAAAAGGATAGTTGAAGCACGCCGGGAATATAGCATTTTCTCATTGAATCAACTGAATAAGATGAGGGTGGTTACCAGGCGGGCGGCCTCCTTTATATGGTTTCAGGGTATGCTCGCCACTGAGAAACAGGCCTGTTTCTTGCCTCAGCTCGACGATGACCTGCCTCAACAAGAACCTTCCCTGGCCGGTGTTCTTGCATAG
- a CDS encoding methyltransferase domain-containing protein, with translation MHLEGGRLLICGSRQRREHLLRLAVFAAMTSGTTPQKAPEYDRFEYYTPAELLDANRQLCETSCSLYFQSLVGQERLGPTLDYLEVPPEIADAGGPLEDYSPEELWQLAAPNYSLLLRGEAGADGHILKSLTLDRFWDSFIDSSIRPGTRVLDMGCGEGWLIEKLLKQTRLAYGLELVEQLSLRPAAEGHVIRGNICEADKLFPEMRFDWILLNLMLFWLPDLEMAVSSITSLLVRGGKVLVTTTTPEFTKNGEWAETNDNWIWHVSAPLRRQRILAMINRSVGPLWFYPRSTIDIINSFGNRQAYCEGGQHLYIDTYLSPQERDDILSMYPSLRRHEMLPAFTVLTFVKP, from the coding sequence ATGCACTTAGAGGGGGGCAGGCTCCTGATTTGCGGGTCGCGGCAACGAAGAGAACACCTTCTCCGGCTAGCTGTATTTGCTGCCATGACGTCGGGAACTACCCCGCAGAAGGCTCCGGAATATGACCGTTTTGAATATTACACTCCGGCCGAACTCCTCGACGCCAACAGGCAGCTATGTGAGACGAGCTGTTCACTATACTTCCAGAGCTTAGTCGGTCAGGAACGACTTGGACCAACGTTAGACTACTTGGAAGTACCTCCAGAGATTGCCGACGCAGGTGGCCCACTAGAAGACTACTCTCCAGAAGAACTCTGGCAACTGGCAGCCCCTAACTACTCCTTGCTGTTGAGAGGAGAAGCAGGTGCTGATGGTCACATCTTGAAATCATTAACTCTCGATCGTTTTTGGGATTCGTTTATCGACAGCAGTATCAGGCCTGGTACACGAGTGCTGGACATGGGCTGCGGCGAAGGATGGCTGATTGAAAAACTGCTTAAGCAGACAAGACTCGCCTATGGACTTGAACTTGTAGAGCAGTTGAGTTTGAGACCTGCTGCCGAAGGCCATGTCATCAGAGGCAACATTTGTGAAGCCGATAAGTTGTTCCCGGAAATGCGGTTCGATTGGATTCTCTTGAACCTCATGTTGTTCTGGCTGCCGGATCTCGAGATGGCGGTTTCTTCTATCACATCGTTACTTGTGAGAGGTGGCAAGGTGTTGGTAACTACAACAACGCCAGAATTCACGAAAAACGGCGAATGGGCAGAAACAAATGACAACTGGATTTGGCATGTCTCTGCCCCGCTGCGCAGGCAGCGTATACTCGCCATGATAAATCGCTCCGTAGGCCCGCTCTGGTTCTATCCACGCTCTACTATTGACATAATCAACTCGTTTGGGAATAGGCAAGCATACTGCGAAGGAGGGCAGCACCTATATATAGATACCTACTTGTCACCTCAGGAGCGAGATGACATTCTGTCGATGTACCCGTCGCTTAGACGTCATGAAATGCTGCCGGCTTTCACAGTTCTAACATTTGTCAAACCTTAG
- the hypE gene encoding hydrogenase expression/formation protein HypE: MELLVSDKIILAHGSGGKLARELIEKTFLQALSNPLLAKLDDSAVFDFEGRLAFTTDSYVVNPIFFHGGDIGKLAVCGTVNDLAMVGAVPLYLSLSFIIEEGLPQEDLTRIVGSVQMAAREAGVQIVTGDTKVVNRGSADKLFINTAGVGLVPEGVDISGSNARPGDKVILSGTIGDHGIAVLSQREGLRFSTRLKSDCAPLNGLVAEMIKVSPRIHSMRDPTRGGLATTLNELAAQSKVSIRIEEEKIPVREEVRGACEMLGLDPLYIANEGKLVALVAPEDAEAILKKMRRNTCGRGAAIIGEVQADHPGRVVMKTRFGASRIVDMLVGDPLPRIC, from the coding sequence ATGGAGCTGCTGGTGAGTGACAAGATCATCCTGGCCCACGGCAGTGGCGGAAAGCTGGCCCGCGAGCTGATCGAGAAGACATTCCTTCAGGCTCTTTCCAATCCTCTGCTGGCGAAGCTGGATGACTCGGCTGTCTTTGATTTTGAAGGAAGGCTGGCCTTCACCACCGATAGCTATGTGGTCAATCCCATCTTCTTCCACGGCGGTGATATTGGCAAACTGGCGGTGTGCGGCACCGTAAATGACCTGGCTATGGTTGGGGCGGTGCCTCTCTACCTGAGCCTGTCCTTTATTATCGAAGAAGGGCTTCCTCAGGAGGATCTGACACGGATAGTCGGCTCGGTGCAGATGGCGGCCAGAGAAGCTGGAGTGCAGATTGTTACCGGGGACACCAAGGTGGTAAATCGGGGCAGCGCCGACAAGCTCTTCATCAATACGGCTGGAGTAGGCCTTGTTCCGGAAGGGGTGGACATCTCAGGTTCCAATGCCAGGCCGGGGGACAAGGTCATCTTGAGCGGCACCATAGGCGATCACGGCATCGCTGTGCTCAGCCAGCGAGAGGGACTGCGCTTCTCCACGCGGCTCAAGAGCGATTGTGCTCCTCTCAACGGGCTGGTGGCTGAGATGATCAAAGTCAGCCCTCGAATCCACTCCATGCGTGATCCTACCAGAGGCGGGCTGGCCACCACCCTGAACGAACTGGCGGCGCAGTCCAAGGTAAGTATCAGAATAGAGGAAGAGAAGATACCGGTGCGGGAGGAAGTGCGCGGTGCCTGCGAGATGCTGGGTCTCGATCCGCTCTACATAGCTAACGAGGGCAAGCTGGTGGCCCTGGTTGCCCCTGAGGACGCAGAGGCAATCCTGAAGAAGATGCGCCGAAACACCTGTGGCAGAGGGGCGGCTATCATTGGGGAAGTGCAGGCGGATCATCCCGGCAGGGTGGTGATGAAGACCCGGTTTGGCGCTTCAAGGATAGTTGATATGCTGGTGGGAGATCCTCTGCCCCGCATCTGTTGA
- the hypD gene encoding hydrogenase formation protein HypD, with protein MKFVDEFRRSELARGLIRSIQQHSTKRVRLMEFCGGHTVAIMKHGIRQLLPATIEMLSGPGCPVCVTDNADIDKAIALARIPGVILATFGDMIRVPGSRSSLQEVKADGSDVRIVYSTLDALQIARENPSRSVIFLGIGFETTAPTVAASVIQAEQEGMRNYYVISLHKLCPPVIKELLDSGEVKVSGLICPGHVSAIVGSRSWEFIARDYGIPCVVSGFEPLDILQCVYMLVLQIEQAESKVEIAYRRGVRPEGNQRALELMYQVFEPCSARWRGMGLVPDSGLRLSKAYQRFDAELAFEFDPGPAFEPKGCICGEVLRAVKTPRDCKLFGTVCTPASPVGPCMVSSEGSCAAYYIYGAAGE; from the coding sequence ATGAAGTTTGTTGACGAATTTCGGCGCTCCGAGTTAGCCCGGGGGCTCATCCGCAGCATTCAGCAACATTCTACCAAAAGGGTCCGCCTGATGGAGTTCTGCGGCGGACACACCGTAGCCATTATGAAGCACGGCATCCGCCAGCTCCTTCCTGCCACCATCGAGATGCTCTCCGGCCCCGGCTGCCCTGTTTGTGTGACTGATAATGCTGACATCGACAAGGCCATTGCCCTGGCCCGGATTCCGGGCGTGATCCTGGCCACCTTTGGGGACATGATCAGGGTTCCCGGCAGCCGTTCCAGCCTGCAGGAAGTCAAAGCTGATGGATCTGATGTCCGCATTGTTTACTCCACACTGGATGCCTTGCAGATCGCCAGAGAGAATCCGTCGAGATCAGTCATCTTTCTGGGGATTGGTTTCGAGACGACGGCTCCGACTGTCGCCGCCTCGGTTATTCAGGCTGAGCAGGAGGGAATGCGCAATTACTACGTTATTTCTTTACATAAACTCTGCCCTCCGGTAATAAAAGAGCTCCTTGATTCGGGAGAGGTCAAGGTCAGTGGCCTGATATGTCCCGGGCATGTGAGTGCTATCGTGGGCTCCAGGTCATGGGAGTTTATAGCCCGTGACTATGGTATACCCTGTGTGGTCTCTGGATTTGAGCCTCTGGATATCCTCCAGTGTGTCTATATGCTGGTGCTGCAGATCGAGCAGGCGGAGTCGAAGGTTGAAATCGCCTACCGCCGGGGGGTGCGTCCAGAGGGAAATCAGCGGGCTTTAGAGTTGATGTATCAGGTATTTGAACCCTGCTCTGCCCGCTGGCGGGGTATGGGCCTGGTCCCTGATAGCGGCCTCAGGCTGAGCAAGGCATATCAGCGCTTTGATGCTGAGCTGGCATTTGAATTTGATCCCGGACCTGCATTTGAGCCAAAGGGCTGCATTTGCGGTGAGGTACTCCGGGCGGTGAAGACGCCCCGGGACTGCAAACTGTTTGGCACCGTTTGTACTCCGGCCAGTCCGGTCGGGCCGTGTATGGTCTCCTCTGAGGGAAGCTGCGCTGCCTATTATATCTATGGAGCTGCTGGTGAGTGA
- a CDS encoding HypC/HybG/HupF family hydrogenase formation chaperone → MCLAIPALVKSIDGSVAEVEIGGVSRRASLLLTPEAMVGDYVLLHTGYAINVVNQEEAEETLRILEEMAQGAADEEEA, encoded by the coding sequence ATGTGTCTTGCCATACCGGCGTTAGTCAAATCCATTGATGGCAGCGTGGCCGAGGTTGAGATCGGAGGCGTCAGCCGGCGGGCCAGCCTGTTGCTCACCCCTGAAGCCATGGTGGGGGATTATGTTTTGCTGCATACCGGCTATGCTATCAATGTCGTCAATCAAGAGGAGGCTGAGGAAACCCTGAGGATTTTGGAAGAGATGGCGCAAGGCGCAGCGGATGAGGAAGAAGCATGA